A genomic stretch from Corynebacterium terpenotabidum Y-11 includes:
- a CDS encoding PTS fructose transporter subunit IIABC — protein sequence MTTPDTGGPAPADRPVLIPELVSLRADLPADKDTVLTALAELQAAAGRATDTTVLLGDIHAREAQAATGLPGGIAIPHCRTTAVDAPSLGVAILSTPTDFGADDGPADLVFMILAPAGAGKEHLKILSTLARSLVKKDFVAALRGASSEQEIVDLVTEKLNAKKKKAPAADANTSAAAPAASAASSASADSAEAAPAKKVTRLVGVTSCPTGIAHTYMAADALTGAADKRDDVELVIETQGSSGTEKLSQELIDEADAVIFAHGVAVREIGRFAGKPVVDVPVKKGISDPDELIDRAIAASTAENPRRVAAAGGGDTGGDDEDEGQLGWASRIQQAVMTGVSYMVPFVAAGGLLMALGFLFGGYNVSNVWETAVRDFALWNLPDHLEYTMDGSTETFTSDRSGLMLYLGAVLFGGGTVAMGFLVPALSGYTAYALAGRPGIVPGFVGGAISVTLGAGFLGGLVTGIIAGLAAGWIQSYKVPRWLASMMPVVIIPLVATFITAASMFLVLGRPLAAAMDGLQSWLTEMSDGSAWILGIILGLMMCADLGGPINKSAYLFATAGLSTGDDAALKIMAAVIAAGMVPPLALALATAVRPKMWTREERENGKAAWLLGASFISEGAIPFAAADPLRIIPSMMLGGAVTGALSMQFGAMSRAPHGGFWVAPLMENAWGFVVAVLVGMVVSAITVIIVKQVTGTTDATAAATGAPSEPVAETVG from the coding sequence ATGACCACACCGGACACCGGAGGACCTGCCCCCGCCGACCGCCCCGTGCTCATCCCCGAGCTCGTCTCGCTGAGGGCCGACCTGCCCGCCGACAAGGACACCGTCCTCACCGCACTGGCCGAGCTCCAGGCCGCCGCCGGCCGCGCCACCGACACCACCGTCCTGCTCGGTGACATCCACGCCCGCGAGGCCCAGGCCGCCACCGGCCTGCCCGGCGGCATCGCCATCCCCCACTGCCGCACCACCGCGGTCGACGCCCCCTCCCTCGGCGTGGCGATCCTGTCCACCCCCACCGACTTCGGCGCCGACGACGGCCCCGCCGACCTCGTCTTCATGATCCTGGCACCGGCCGGAGCCGGCAAGGAACACCTCAAGATCCTCTCGACGCTGGCCCGCTCACTCGTGAAGAAGGACTTTGTCGCGGCACTGCGCGGGGCGTCCTCCGAACAGGAGATCGTGGACCTGGTGACGGAGAAGCTCAACGCAAAGAAGAAGAAGGCCCCCGCAGCCGACGCAAACACCTCTGCTGCCGCACCCGCTGCGTCCGCGGCATCCAGTGCCTCCGCAGACTCCGCCGAGGCAGCACCGGCGAAGAAGGTCACCCGGCTCGTCGGTGTGACCTCCTGCCCCACCGGCATCGCCCACACCTACATGGCCGCCGATGCGCTCACCGGTGCCGCCGACAAGCGTGACGACGTCGAGCTCGTCATCGAGACCCAGGGCTCCTCCGGCACCGAGAAGCTGTCACAGGAACTCATCGACGAGGCGGACGCCGTCATCTTCGCTCACGGTGTCGCCGTCCGGGAGATCGGACGCTTCGCCGGCAAGCCTGTCGTCGACGTCCCGGTGAAAAAGGGCATCTCCGATCCCGATGAACTGATTGACCGCGCGATCGCCGCATCCACCGCCGAGAACCCGCGGCGCGTCGCGGCGGCAGGTGGTGGCGACACCGGCGGCGACGACGAGGACGAGGGGCAGCTCGGCTGGGCCTCGCGCATCCAGCAGGCGGTCATGACGGGTGTGTCCTACATGGTGCCCTTCGTCGCCGCCGGTGGCCTGCTCATGGCCCTCGGCTTCCTCTTCGGTGGCTACAACGTCTCCAACGTCTGGGAGACCGCGGTCAGGGACTTCGCGCTGTGGAACCTGCCCGACCACCTCGAATACACGATGGACGGCAGTACCGAGACCTTCACCTCCGACCGCTCCGGCCTGATGCTGTACCTCGGTGCCGTCCTGTTCGGCGGCGGTACGGTAGCCATGGGCTTCCTGGTGCCCGCCCTGTCCGGGTACACCGCCTACGCCCTGGCCGGACGCCCCGGCATCGTCCCCGGCTTCGTCGGCGGTGCGATCTCCGTGACCCTCGGCGCCGGCTTCCTCGGTGGTCTGGTCACCGGCATCATCGCCGGTCTCGCCGCCGGATGGATCCAGTCCTACAAGGTGCCGCGCTGGCTGGCCTCGATGATGCCCGTGGTCATCATCCCGCTGGTCGCCACATTCATCACCGCCGCATCCATGTTCCTCGTCCTCGGCCGCCCGTTGGCTGCGGCGATGGACGGTCTGCAGAGCTGGCTGACCGAGATGTCCGACGGCTCCGCCTGGATCCTCGGCATCATCCTCGGCCTGATGATGTGCGCCGACCTCGGTGGTCCGATCAACAAGTCCGCCTACCTCTTCGCCACCGCCGGACTGTCTACCGGTGATGACGCCGCCCTGAAGATCATGGCCGCCGTCATCGCCGCCGGCATGGTCCCGCCGCTGGCCCTGGCCCTGGCGACTGCGGTACGCCCGAAGATGTGGACCAGGGAGGAACGCGAGAACGGCAAGGCCGCATGGCTGCTGGGTGCGTCGTTCATCTCCGAAGGTGCCATCCCCTTCGCCGCCGCAGATCCGCTACGCATCATCCCCTCGATGATGCTCGGTGGTGCCGTCACCGGCGCCCTGTCGATGCAGTTCGGTGCGATGAGCCGCGCCCCGCACGGCGGTTTCTGGGTCGCCCCGCTGATGGAGAACGCCTGGGGCTTCGTGGTCGCCGTCCTGGTCGGCATGGTGGTCTCCGCGATCACCGTGATCATCGTCAAGCAGGTGACCGGAACGACAGACGCCACCGCGGCCGCGACCGGGGCTCCCTCAGAGCCCGTCGCAGAAACCGTCGGCTAG
- a CDS encoding acid phosphatase → MPASSLAAVLVPALVPALVAVTIVPVASAAPQDLVGQYLPATLPAVQHPGAPVPQPFELDDYVGYISDISSYPDGIYYSVVEGFNDLRDNHPEIIDQNLETVVRYNTTATPERIARAQADARVDDGDLLANVSDAFGAELGEYLRTAIAENRLPKTRALLDSGYLSRAQGLAASTLIEKEIFDNPRPFEVAPDRIVRHNDGDEDFYDLGGSASFPSGHTSQATLVTTLLATVLPELAPQLAARGSEAGESRVVMGVHYPLDVIGGRMTGTAAAADRWNDPKMRDALTQAGDEIRAELEWRTGMPLAQAVAEQDAAGLGYLSAADAVTVYAAQGTYGFGSVYDTDRAMNVPQGAPELLVNRFPELSWAQRAAVIAATALPSGSPLDRQVEDAGGSWQRVNLAAAYAAEVSVAADGTLTVNGVAV, encoded by the coding sequence ATGCCGGCGTCCTCCCTCGCTGCTGTCCTGGTCCCTGCCCTCGTCCCTGCCCTCGTGGCGGTAACCATCGTCCCTGTGGCGTCCGCCGCCCCGCAGGACCTGGTGGGGCAGTACCTGCCGGCCACCCTCCCGGCCGTACAGCACCCCGGTGCCCCTGTCCCGCAGCCGTTTGAGCTGGACGACTATGTCGGCTACATCTCCGACATCAGCTCCTATCCGGACGGGATCTACTACTCGGTGGTCGAGGGGTTCAACGACCTGCGCGACAATCACCCGGAGATCATCGACCAGAACCTGGAGACGGTGGTGCGTTACAACACCACCGCCACCCCGGAGCGCATCGCCCGGGCGCAGGCGGATGCCCGGGTGGATGACGGTGACCTCCTCGCCAATGTCTCGGACGCCTTCGGCGCCGAGCTGGGTGAGTACCTGAGGACCGCGATTGCCGAGAACCGGTTGCCGAAGACCCGGGCATTGCTGGATTCCGGCTACCTCTCCAGGGCGCAGGGGCTCGCGGCGTCGACGCTGATCGAGAAGGAGATCTTCGACAATCCGCGTCCCTTCGAGGTCGCCCCGGACCGCATCGTGCGCCACAATGACGGCGACGAGGACTTCTACGACCTCGGCGGGTCGGCGTCCTTCCCCTCCGGGCACACCAGCCAGGCGACGCTGGTCACCACACTGCTGGCCACGGTCCTTCCGGAACTCGCACCGCAGCTGGCGGCGCGTGGCTCGGAGGCGGGGGAGAGTCGCGTGGTGATGGGCGTGCACTACCCGCTGGACGTCATCGGCGGCCGGATGACCGGAACGGCGGCGGCGGCGGACCGGTGGAATGACCCGAAGATGCGCGACGCCCTGACGCAGGCCGGCGACGAGATCCGGGCGGAACTGGAATGGCGGACCGGGATGCCGCTGGCCCAGGCGGTCGCCGAGCAGGACGCCGCGGGTCTCGGCTACCTGTCGGCGGCGGATGCGGTCACCGTTTACGCGGCGCAGGGTACCTACGGTTTCGGCTCGGTGTACGACACGGACCGGGCGATGAATGTGCCGCAGGGTGCGCCGGAACTGCTGGTCAACCGGTTCCCGGAACTGAGTTGGGCGCAGCGGGCCGCGGTCATCGCGGCGACGGCGCTACCGTCGGGCTCGCCGCTGGACAGGCAGGTGGAGGATGCCGGAGGGTCATGGCAGCGGGTGAACCTGGCGGCGGCCTACGCCGCTGAGGTGTCGGTGGCTGCGGACGGCACACTGACAGTCAACGGCGTGGCAGTCTAG
- a CDS encoding UPF0182 family protein translates to MSLPSLPELPSLPTPGRKAKFLGVLAVIFVVLVFLLPVLVSNYTELEWFRSVDMPKVFWGVILTRVAMFVGFALLAGLIVWGAAFAAYRSSDRTPETLAGLDASSPLAEHQPAIRRSLRPFLVIIPVIAAVIAGMIAQGNWRTVRLFMAGGDFGVEDPQFHKDLGFYAFTLPMVQFVLATLSVLLIVAFLVNLVAHYLLGTITTGNPRTGDKATIGTPALRQLAVIAGIFMIVKAADYWFDRYGLLNNEHTTFTGGSYTDINAVLPAKILLLIVSIFVAIMFFGTLVLRDLRLPALAVVLLVVSSLTIGVGWPAVMEQFSVTPNRAEKEREYIARNIESTRYAYGIGEDHVTYDEDWGGDSSGSASERRSIADDEATLSNIRLLDPEILSPTFTQQQQLRNFYGFPDELSVDRYTVDGEMRDFVVAAREIDPNSLSGNQTDWINKHTVYTHGNGFIAAPANKVDEVARDVGSARGGYPVYTVADLQHLDTEQGGELDLDLEQPRIYFGPVISGSVNPNEDYAIVGDDGSGNDREYDTDNTSYTYDGTGGVDVSNLFNRTMYAAKFQSMNLLLSDVIGSDSKILYDRDPRERVHKVAPWLTTDSKTYPVVIDGRIKWIVEGYTTLENLPYAERTQLDSATEDALTSDPAAQQNAVSNSVSYIRNSVKAVVDAYDGSVDLYEFDESDPVLKAWEEVFPGVVKDKSEISDELNSHLRYPEDMFKVQRELIARYHVDDPGVFFTNDSFWSVPSDPTAPEGSEELAQPPYHVVATDPVTNEASFQLITPFRGLRREFLAAQMSVSSDPETYGRIYVRVLPTNTQTQGPKQAQDAMMSSDQIAQERTLLQGTNTLTNGNLLTLPVGDGQILYVEPVYSQRADQESAFPKLLRVLVSYNGQVGYAPTVSEALEQVGIDPVAVTESSEDSDSSDSATDTDSDSDDTSGSTGSSASGGTSGDTDAVIPTAAEMQRINDAMEAVQDARENGTFEEFGKALDELDAAIAAVN, encoded by the coding sequence TTGTCATTACCGTCCCTGCCCGAGCTCCCGTCCCTGCCGACACCAGGCCGCAAAGCGAAGTTCCTCGGCGTCCTCGCCGTGATTTTCGTTGTCCTGGTCTTCCTCCTTCCCGTTCTCGTGTCCAATTACACGGAACTCGAGTGGTTCCGATCAGTCGACATGCCCAAGGTGTTCTGGGGGGTGATTCTCACCCGTGTGGCGATGTTCGTCGGTTTCGCTCTGCTCGCCGGCCTCATTGTCTGGGGTGCGGCGTTCGCCGCCTACCGCTCCTCCGACCGGACCCCGGAGACCCTCGCCGGGCTCGACGCGTCCTCGCCATTGGCTGAACACCAGCCGGCGATCCGTCGGTCGCTGCGTCCCTTCCTCGTCATCATCCCGGTCATCGCCGCGGTCATCGCCGGCATGATCGCCCAGGGAAACTGGCGGACTGTCCGACTGTTCATGGCCGGCGGGGACTTCGGCGTCGAGGACCCTCAGTTCCACAAGGATCTCGGGTTCTACGCCTTCACCCTGCCCATGGTGCAGTTCGTCCTGGCCACCCTGTCCGTTCTTCTCATCGTGGCGTTCCTCGTCAATCTCGTCGCTCACTACCTGCTGGGCACGATCACCACCGGTAACCCGCGCACCGGAGACAAGGCGACGATCGGCACTCCGGCTCTGCGCCAGCTCGCCGTCATCGCCGGCATCTTCATGATCGTCAAGGCCGCCGACTACTGGTTCGACCGCTACGGTCTGCTGAACAACGAGCACACCACCTTCACCGGTGGTTCCTACACGGACATCAATGCCGTGCTGCCGGCCAAGATCCTGCTGCTCATCGTCTCGATCTTCGTGGCGATCATGTTCTTCGGCACCCTCGTCCTCCGGGATCTGCGGTTGCCGGCCCTGGCCGTGGTGCTGTTGGTCGTGTCCTCGCTGACGATCGGTGTGGGGTGGCCCGCCGTGATGGAACAGTTCTCCGTCACACCGAACCGGGCCGAGAAGGAGCGGGAGTACATCGCCCGCAACATCGAGTCCACCCGGTATGCCTACGGAATCGGCGAGGACCATGTGACCTACGACGAAGACTGGGGCGGGGACTCGTCCGGCTCCGCCAGCGAGCGCCGGTCCATCGCCGACGATGAAGCGACGCTGTCGAACATCCGTCTGCTCGACCCGGAGATCCTGTCCCCGACGTTCACCCAGCAGCAGCAGCTCCGCAACTTCTACGGTTTCCCCGATGAGCTGTCCGTCGACCGCTACACCGTCGACGGGGAGATGCGGGACTTCGTCGTGGCGGCCCGTGAGATCGACCCGAACTCGCTGTCCGGCAACCAGACCGACTGGATCAACAAGCACACCGTCTACACCCACGGCAACGGTTTCATCGCCGCCCCCGCCAACAAGGTCGACGAGGTTGCCCGGGACGTCGGCTCCGCCCGCGGCGGTTACCCGGTGTACACCGTGGCCGACCTGCAGCACCTGGACACTGAACAGGGTGGCGAGCTGGACCTGGATCTCGAGCAGCCGCGGATCTACTTCGGACCGGTGATCTCCGGGTCGGTAAACCCGAACGAGGACTACGCCATCGTCGGTGACGACGGTTCCGGTAACGACCGCGAGTACGACACGGACAACACCAGCTACACCTACGACGGTACCGGCGGTGTGGACGTGTCCAACCTCTTCAACCGGACCATGTACGCCGCGAAGTTCCAGTCGATGAATCTCCTGCTCTCGGACGTCATCGGATCAGACTCGAAGATCCTCTACGACCGTGACCCCCGCGAGCGAGTCCACAAGGTCGCCCCGTGGCTGACCACGGACTCGAAGACCTATCCGGTGGTCATCGACGGAAGGATCAAGTGGATCGTCGAAGGCTACACCACCCTGGAGAACCTGCCGTACGCCGAGCGCACCCAGCTGGACTCCGCGACGGAGGATGCTCTCACCAGCGACCCCGCCGCCCAGCAGAACGCCGTCTCCAATTCGGTGAGCTACATCCGCAACTCGGTGAAGGCCGTGGTGGACGCCTACGACGGTTCTGTCGACCTCTACGAGTTCGACGAGTCCGATCCGGTGCTGAAGGCCTGGGAGGAGGTCTTCCCCGGTGTGGTGAAGGACAAGAGCGAGATCAGCGACGAGCTGAACTCTCACCTGCGCTACCCGGAGGATATGTTCAAGGTCCAGCGTGAGCTGATCGCCCGCTACCACGTCGACGATCCGGGCGTGTTCTTCACCAACGACTCCTTCTGGTCCGTGCCCTCCGATCCGACCGCCCCGGAAGGCAGCGAAGAGCTGGCACAGCCCCCGTACCATGTCGTGGCGACCGACCCGGTGACCAACGAGGCCAGTTTCCAGCTGATCACTCCGTTCCGTGGCCTGCGCCGGGAGTTCCTCGCCGCGCAGATGTCCGTGAGCTCCGACCCGGAGACCTACGGTCGGATCTACGTGCGCGTCCTTCCGACGAACACGCAGACGCAGGGACCGAAGCAGGCGCAGGACGCGATGATGTCCTCCGACCAGATCGCCCAGGAACGCACACTGCTGCAGGGAACCAACACCCTGACCAACGGTAATCTGCTGACCCTGCCGGTCGGCGACGGGCAGATCCTCTACGTCGAGCCGGTGTACTCGCAGCGCGCCGACCAGGAGTCCGCGTTCCCGAAGCTGTTGCGCGTGCTGGTGAGCTACAACGGGCAGGTCGGTTACGCTCCGACCGTCTCCGAGGCACTGGAACAGGTCGGGATCGACCCGGTTGCGGTGACCGAGTCGAGTGAAGATTCCGACAGCTCTGATTCGGCGACGGATACGGACTCCGATTCTGATGACACCTCCGGTTCCACCGGCAGCAGCGCCAGCGGGGGAACCTCCGGTGACACGGACGCGGTGATCCCGACCGCCGCAGAGATGCAGCGGATCAACGACGCGATGGAAGCCGTGCAGGACGCCCGGGAGAATGGCACCTTCGAGGAGTTCGGTAAGGCCCTCGACGAGCTGGACGCCGCGATCGCCGCGGTCAACTAG
- a CDS encoding PPA1309 family protein, whose translation MNDAHHGPDPRTDLRPLNAALREAVDFIHAEGWDRPPTLFALVPAHLVQDTLAAGGQEADLDASDHPLTLVVQDELPEHILPGSDELGDYIASAQWPPLVIGAVLAQEILFTNSAPGADPTPRPARFFSGIIDGGPERTLVQLRPTEEELDADPFAQDRITLLGGENLAPGVIAALRSSFED comes from the coding sequence ATGAATGATGCTCACCACGGACCCGACCCACGCACCGATCTGCGGCCGCTCAACGCCGCGCTCCGGGAGGCCGTGGACTTCATCCACGCCGAAGGCTGGGACCGGCCGCCGACGCTGTTCGCGCTGGTGCCCGCCCACCTGGTCCAGGACACTCTCGCCGCCGGTGGGCAGGAGGCGGATCTGGACGCATCGGACCACCCGCTGACCCTGGTGGTGCAGGACGAACTCCCGGAGCACATCCTCCCCGGCTCCGATGAACTCGGCGACTACATCGCCTCTGCCCAGTGGCCGCCGCTGGTCATCGGGGCGGTCCTGGCCCAGGAGATCCTGTTCACCAACTCCGCCCCCGGAGCTGATCCGACCCCCCGTCCGGCCCGGTTCTTCTCCGGCATCATCGACGGCGGCCCGGAACGTACCCTGGTGCAGCTGCGTCCCACCGAGGAGGAGCTCGACGCCGACCCCTTCGCCCAGGACAGGATCACCCTGCTCGGCGGGGAGAACCTCGCCCCCGGCGTCATCGCCGCACTGCGCTCCTCGTTCGAGGACTAA
- a CDS encoding YlbL family protein has translation MKFPSLSSTTPPTGARRRTRTIVVGALPVVVIFTLLGMTTIPGTDIDLTVPFAAEGEGPTFNTLGDVDGTPVVEITGVDDDELDETSGNLNMTTVAVRTNMSLPQMMIRWLGSDDTVVPLEQVIPSNSSAEEVAEQNAAAFASSESNATVAAMNHLGRPLETMVYDVSDGAPADGTVKINDVITSVDGTDVTLPGDISDAIGDRSPGDQVTLGIHRDGKDITEKVTLGEMPESLQGDADAEDTTGGNGQAYLGVTMVAQPGDGVRVNYNLKDIGGPSAGLMFSLAVVDKLSPGELTGGTFVAGTGTIDSDGTVGSIGGITHKIAAARHAGATVFLVPADNCSEATGGNYDGDITLLKVDSLDGAVDALADYNAGKDAPTCG, from the coding sequence GTGAAATTCCCCAGCCTGTCGTCCACCACGCCGCCCACTGGTGCCCGTCGCCGGACCCGCACCATCGTCGTCGGTGCGCTGCCGGTCGTGGTCATCTTCACTCTGCTGGGCATGACGACCATCCCCGGCACGGACATCGACCTCACCGTGCCCTTCGCCGCCGAGGGGGAGGGACCGACCTTCAATACTCTCGGGGACGTCGACGGCACTCCCGTCGTCGAGATCACCGGGGTGGACGACGACGAGCTGGACGAGACCTCCGGGAACCTCAATATGACGACCGTCGCGGTGCGCACCAATATGAGCCTGCCGCAGATGATGATCCGCTGGCTCGGCAGCGATGACACGGTCGTGCCGTTGGAGCAGGTCATCCCCTCGAACTCCTCGGCCGAGGAGGTCGCTGAACAGAACGCGGCCGCCTTCGCGTCCTCCGAGTCCAACGCGACTGTCGCGGCGATGAACCACCTCGGCCGCCCCCTGGAGACGATGGTCTACGACGTCTCGGACGGAGCGCCGGCCGACGGCACGGTGAAGATCAACGACGTCATCACCTCCGTCGACGGCACCGATGTCACCCTGCCCGGCGATATCTCGGACGCCATCGGCGACAGGTCGCCCGGCGACCAGGTCACGCTCGGTATCCACCGGGACGGGAAGGACATCACGGAAAAGGTCACTCTCGGGGAGATGCCGGAGTCTCTGCAGGGTGACGCCGACGCGGAGGACACCACCGGCGGCAACGGGCAGGCCTACCTCGGCGTCACCATGGTCGCGCAGCCCGGCGACGGTGTCCGGGTGAACTACAACCTCAAGGACATCGGTGGCCCCTCAGCCGGACTGATGTTCTCCCTCGCGGTCGTCGACAAGCTCTCCCCCGGGGAGCTGACTGGCGGGACCTTCGTCGCCGGGACCGGCACCATCGACTCCGACGGCACCGTCGGGTCGATCGGCGGTATCACCCACAAGATCGCCGCTGCCCGGCATGCCGGTGCCACGGTCTTCCTCGTCCCCGCGGACAACTGCTCCGAGGCGACCGGCGGGAACTACGACGGGGACATCACCCTGCTCAAGGTCGACTCGCTCGACGGGGCGGTGGACGCCCTCGCCGACTACAACGCAGGGAAGGACGCCCCGACCTGCGGTTAG
- a CDS encoding zinc-dependent metalloprotease produces MSNFGFGFHGNNDDDDDDRADRNNGGDNNDPFGFGANPFGFLFGGQQPGQGGQNGAQGPGIGDILGQFGAMLSGFGRDMNSPDAQGPVNYALAGRIARQQITGAAARTPSSHDSQAVAESVRLVELWLDEATVLPAGATGSVAFSAEKWLEETMPRWRRIIDPLASKLGDATLEGLPEEARAQLGPMSGMLSQINGMNFGMQLGHALGELAKEVAMSTQWGIPLADSTVAAVATSRLDDLSKKLGVERRETLIYLAAREAAHLRLFQHVPWLVERLILDVEEFATGLALDNSALEEATREFNPEMMGDPQKMQEMMESLQNQDLAPKIVSSTDHARIRLETSLSLVEGWVDYVVGEALGTRFPATASIQAAWSVFRDSDQPGMAVLARTVGINLAAPKANQAAELWSRLTFAVGKERRDAVWNHPDFLPIDADLDAPAEFIDSILGEQESGDFDPIGEIEKLERELNKGDGDEGPGTGDEDTDEGTA; encoded by the coding sequence ATGAGCAATTTCGGATTCGGCTTCCACGGTAACAACGACGATGACGACGATGACCGTGCCGACCGGAACAACGGCGGCGACAACAACGACCCTTTCGGTTTCGGCGCGAACCCCTTCGGCTTCCTCTTCGGCGGCCAGCAGCCGGGTCAGGGTGGCCAGAACGGCGCCCAGGGCCCGGGTATCGGGGACATTCTCGGACAGTTCGGGGCGATGCTCAGCGGTTTCGGCCGTGACATGAACTCACCGGACGCCCAGGGCCCGGTGAACTACGCCCTGGCCGGTCGGATCGCCCGCCAACAGATCACCGGGGCAGCGGCCCGGACGCCGTCGAGCCACGATTCCCAGGCGGTGGCGGAATCCGTCCGGCTGGTCGAACTGTGGCTCGACGAGGCGACGGTGCTCCCGGCCGGGGCGACCGGATCGGTGGCGTTCTCCGCCGAAAAGTGGTTGGAGGAGACGATGCCGAGGTGGCGTCGGATCATCGACCCGCTGGCGTCCAAACTGGGCGACGCCACCCTGGAGGGACTGCCCGAGGAGGCCCGCGCCCAGCTCGGCCCGATGTCTGGCATGCTGAGCCAGATCAACGGCATGAATTTCGGCATGCAGCTCGGCCACGCCCTCGGCGAGCTGGCGAAAGAGGTGGCGATGTCCACCCAGTGGGGTATCCCACTGGCAGACAGCACCGTCGCCGCCGTCGCGACTTCCCGGCTCGACGACCTGTCGAAGAAGCTGGGTGTCGAGCGTCGGGAGACGTTGATCTACCTCGCCGCCCGTGAGGCCGCGCACCTGCGCCTGTTCCAGCATGTCCCGTGGCTGGTGGAGCGGCTGATCCTCGACGTCGAGGAGTTCGCCACCGGCCTGGCGCTGGACAATTCCGCGCTGGAGGAGGCGACCCGCGAGTTCAACCCGGAGATGATGGGTGATCCGCAGAAGATGCAGGAGATGATGGAGAGCCTGCAGAACCAGGATCTCGCCCCGAAGATCGTCTCCTCCACCGACCATGCCCGGATCCGCCTGGAGACCAGCCTGTCACTGGTCGAGGGCTGGGTCGACTACGTCGTCGGTGAGGCGCTGGGAACCCGGTTCCCGGCGACCGCGTCGATCCAGGCTGCGTGGTCGGTGTTCCGGGACAGCGACCAGCCGGGAATGGCGGTGCTGGCCAGGACGGTCGGCATCAACCTGGCTGCCCCGAAGGCCAACCAGGCGGCCGAGTTGTGGTCCCGACTGACCTTCGCGGTCGGTAAGGAGCGTCGGGACGCGGTGTGGAACCACCCTGACTTCCTCCCGATCGATGCCGACCTGGATGCCCCGGCGGAGTTCATCGACTCCATCCTCGGCGAGCAGGAGTCCGGCGACTTCGACCCGATCGGCGAAATCGAAAAGTTGGAGCGTGAACTCAACAAGGGCGACGGCGACGAGGGCCCCGGGACGGGCGATGAGGACACCGACGAGGGCACTGCCTAG
- a CDS encoding M48 metallopeptidase family protein translates to MSTRTAPTAAQKKVIAEFAPDVEIRLSAKRRRTIAARMEAGKVVVLAPMSMSAKELRTSTQELVEKVRRRHTGASQTGEVDALMRRARTLNQKYLENQATFTSVTWVNNMNRRWGSCSVDSGRIRISSRLQDVPEYVLDSVLIHELVHTWIPDHGPEFKAWAAKAPYAERATGYLEAYSRWAPTD, encoded by the coding sequence ATGAGCACCCGTACAGCCCCCACCGCGGCCCAGAAGAAGGTCATCGCGGAATTCGCCCCTGATGTGGAGATCCGTCTGTCGGCGAAGCGCCGGCGGACGATCGCCGCGCGGATGGAGGCGGGGAAGGTCGTGGTGCTCGCACCGATGTCGATGTCGGCGAAGGAGCTGCGGACCAGCACGCAGGAGCTGGTGGAGAAGGTACGGCGACGCCACACCGGTGCCTCGCAGACGGGGGAGGTGGACGCCCTGATGCGTCGGGCGCGGACCCTGAACCAGAAGTACCTGGAGAACCAGGCGACGTTCACCAGCGTGACCTGGGTCAACAACATGAACCGGCGGTGGGGGAGTTGCTCGGTAGACTCCGGCCGGATCAGGATCTCGTCGCGCCTGCAGGATGTGCCGGAGTACGTGTTGGATTCGGTGCTCATCCACGAACTGGTGCACACCTGGATCCCGGACCACGGTCCTGAGTTCAAGGCGTGGGCGGCGAAGGCTCCGTACGCGGAGCGGGCGACCGGCTACCTGGAGGCGTACAGCCGGTGGGCCCCCACGGACTGA